CTGCTGCTCGCGGCCTCGGCCTGTGTCGGGGTCTGGCTCAACGCGGGTGTGGGCCCCGACGAGTTCCTCGACGAGCCGACCTGGCTCGTCCTCGCCCTGCACCGGCTGCTGCGCCGGGTCGGCCGGTCCGTGCCGCCGCTGCCCCGCGAGGTCGAGACCCGGCTCTGCGAGGAGGTCCTGGCGCGGGTGCGCGTGCCGCAGAGCCTCGACCTGCTGCGTACCGGACTCGCGGGATGAGCACCCGTGGGACGAACGCGGCCGTCGCCGACCGGGACTTCCCGCCCGCGCCGAGCCGCGTCGGCGGCCCGGCCGGGCCGTGGGGGAACCTGCTGCGCGACCTGGAGGGCTCCGGCTTCGGCATGGTGCACGCCTCGCTCGGCGAGTGGCGCACCCAGCTGCCGCCCGAGGAGGAGCGCAGAGAACTCCTCGGCCGGGACTGGGAGCGGTACAGCAAGCTTGTCGGCACCCCTCTGAGGGAACGGTTCTTCGCCACCCGGATGCTCATCCGGCACACCGCCGCCGTCGCCCTGGGCACGGAGCCGTACTCCCTGGAGCTGCGGTACGGGCTCAACGGCCGCGTCCACCTCCGGGGCTACGACCAGATCGACGTGAGCCTCAGCCACACCGCCGACCTGCTCCTCTGCGGCATCACCTCCCTGGGCGTCGTCGGCATCGACACCGAACCGGCCACCCGCCGGCTCAGCGGCCAGGACGTCGAGCGGCTGATGTGCACCGAACCGGAACGCCGGAGGATCGCCCGCGTCCCCGAAGCGGAGCGCAACGGACAGCTCCTCAGCCTCTGGACGCTGAAGGAGGCCTACAGCAAGGCGCTCGGGCAGGGGCTGCGCTTTCCCTTCACCGAGTTCGGCTTCCGCATGGAGGACGGCGGGGACGGCGGGGGCGGCAGGGACGGCCACGGCGGTGCGGCCGGCCAAGGCGGCCCGACGGGGCACGCGCGGCTCGAACGCGCCGACGGCACCCTCGTCGAGGACCACACCTGGCGGTTCGCCACCTGCCCGGTGCCCGGAGGCCACGTCGCCGCCGTCGCGCTCCAGGACACCCGCCGCTCCGGCCGGCCCGACACCCGGGCCAGCACCGCCCTGAACCGCCAGATCCTGGCCGCGATCAAGCAGTCGACGCGGGCCTGACCTGGATCTACCTGCACTCAAGGGCCTGTCGAGTCACCCCCGCCAAGCTGGTGGAGCCGGTGGGGCCCCCTCGGGATCCGGGGAGGTTTCACACCGCAGGCGCCCGGGTCGGGGCAGCCGGCCACAAGCCCGCTGCCCCGGCCCCGAACGCGCCGGAGCGGATGAATCTGCCGTGGTGAAGGGGTAATTGACGATGACACAACTCACCCTGCGGGAGCTGGGCGAGATCCTGCTCGAGTTCCAGGACCTGGACGCGCCGGGAGTCCTCGACCCCGACTGCCTCGACGTCGTCTTCCAGGACCTGGGGTACGACTCGCTGGCACTGCTCCAGACCACCGGCCGTATCCAACGCGAGTACGGCGTCGAACTGGACCGGGACGGGGTGGCCTCGGCGGAGACGCCGCGCGCGCTGCTCGACCTGGTCAACACCACATTGACTGGAGCGACGGCATGAGGCTCACCGGATTCAGCGAAGTGCTGCCGGGCGAACCCGTCACCAATCGGGACATGGCCGAGCGATTCGGCCTGCACGAGAAGTGGCTGGACATGATGACGGGGAACCGGACCCGCTACTTCTGCGCGGCCGACTCCCCACCCTCCGTACCCAAGAGCACCGGCGACCTCGCCGTCGCCGCGGCCACCGCGGCCCTCGCGGACGCCGACGTGGACGTCGCCTCCCTCGACTTCCTCGTCCTGACCACCGCCTCCCCCGACCACCTGATGCCGGCCACCGTCAACCTGGTCGCCGACCGCATCGGGCTCAACGACGTCCCCACCTTCCAGCTCATGTCGGGCTGCGCCGGAGCCCTCACCGGGCTCTACACCGCCCGCGCGCTCCTCGCCTCCGGGCTCCGCCGCGGCCTCGTCATCGGCGCCGACACCTGCCTCAACTTCTTCCCGTCCAGCGGGGCGATCGAGTCCATGTCGCCGGCCGAGCTCATCAACTTCGCCCTCTTCGGCGACGGCGCGGGCGCCGCCGTCGTCGATGCCGACCCGGACGGACCCGGCCTGCTCGTCGAGCACCTCTTCCTGCGGACCACCGGCATGGGCCGCAAGCCGGCGCAGACCGCCCGCTGGTTCGGTGTCGAGGGCGCCCCGCTCCTCGACGGCCCCGAAGGCCCGTACCGCGAGCCCTGGGGCGAGGAGGACTACAAGGCGATCGAGCACCACGTGCCCGAGCACGCCGAGTCCATCTTCAAGGAGCTCACCGCCGAGACCGGCTGGCAGCTCGACGAGGTCGAGCACGTCCTCCTCCCGCAGCTCAACGGCGTGATGACGGACGCCATCCGCAAGCGCCTCGGCGTCCGCCCCGAGCAGGCCGTCAACTGTGTCGCGGACACCGGCAACAACGGCAACGCCGTCCCCTTCATCCAGCTCAACCGGGCGATGCGGCGCATCCGTTCCGGCCTCGGCGTCGAAGGACGGCTCCTCGTCGCCAACGTCGAGTCCTCCAAGTGGATCACCTCGGGCCTCGCGCTGCGCCACCAGAACGGAGCCCGGTGATGTCCGGCGACGCCCTCACCGAACTCCGCGCACTCAAGCGCGCGGGCCTCGCCGACTCCGCCGACCGCGTCCCGGCGCTCCTCCGCTCCCTCGACGACGCCCTCGACCGCGAGGCCGCCGGCCTGCTCCTCGGCGGCCGGGCCGCCCGGGCCGCGCTCGCCTCCACCGGCCGGTACGCGCCCGTCGCCCTCGGGCTGCTCGCGAGCGCCACCGTGGACCCGCTGCCCCACCTGCTGACCGCCGCGCTCCTCGCCGAGGGCGTCCAGCCCGAGACCGCCACCACCGGCTTCAACCAGTGGCGGT
The sequence above is a segment of the Streptomyces sp. NBC_01255 genome. Coding sequences within it:
- a CDS encoding 4'-phosphopantetheinyl transferase family protein — translated: MSTRGTNAAVADRDFPPAPSRVGGPAGPWGNLLRDLEGSGFGMVHASLGEWRTQLPPEEERRELLGRDWERYSKLVGTPLRERFFATRMLIRHTAAVALGTEPYSLELRYGLNGRVHLRGYDQIDVSLSHTADLLLCGITSLGVVGIDTEPATRRLSGQDVERLMCTEPERRRIARVPEAERNGQLLSLWTLKEAYSKALGQGLRFPFTEFGFRMEDGGDGGGGRDGHGGAAGQGGPTGHARLERADGTLVEDHTWRFATCPVPGGHVAAVALQDTRRSGRPDTRASTALNRQILAAIKQSTRA
- a CDS encoding acyl carrier protein, with protein sequence MTQLTLRELGEILLEFQDLDAPGVLDPDCLDVVFQDLGYDSLALLQTTGRIQREYGVELDRDGVASAETPRALLDLVNTTLTGATA
- a CDS encoding 3-oxoacyl-ACP synthase III family protein, which translates into the protein MRLTGFSEVLPGEPVTNRDMAERFGLHEKWLDMMTGNRTRYFCAADSPPSVPKSTGDLAVAAATAALADADVDVASLDFLVLTTASPDHLMPATVNLVADRIGLNDVPTFQLMSGCAGALTGLYTARALLASGLRRGLVIGADTCLNFFPSSGAIESMSPAELINFALFGDGAGAAVVDADPDGPGLLVEHLFLRTTGMGRKPAQTARWFGVEGAPLLDGPEGPYREPWGEEDYKAIEHHVPEHAESIFKELTAETGWQLDEVEHVLLPQLNGVMTDAIRKRLGVRPEQAVNCVADTGNNGNAVPFIQLNRAMRRIRSGLGVEGRLLVANVESSKWITSGLALRHQNGAR